The DNA window GTACCGGACAAGCGGCCTGCTCGATCACTGCATGGCAGACCGAGGCCTCCCGCACCCTGGCCAGCCAGCGGCGATGGCGATGGCCGAGCACGATCAGCTGACAGCCGAGCTCATGCGCCTGACGGCAGATCACCTGTTCGGGTTCGCCGCTGACGACATGGCCGCAGGCCGTCACCCCTGCCCTCTGCAGTCGCTGCACCGCGGCCTTCACGACGTGTTCGGCACCCTCCTGCTCGTGGGCCGGGCCAGGATAGTCGACGGCCTCTTCGGCACTGATCGGGTGCCGGTCCGGGTTGCCCAGGCTGTAGCCGGGGTCGATCACGCAGATCACCTCGACAGGTGCGGCCAGGGCCAGAGCCTGGCGAACGGCGAGGGCGAGCAGGGCTTCCGCTCGGGAAGAACCGTCGATGGCGATCAGAAGAGGGGCGGGCATGGGCTGATCCGTAGGCATGGAAGGTGAAGAGGCCGCCGGGCGCGCCGGCTCTCCGGCACAGGATAGCAAGTCTTGCGACTTAAACATCATATGTTAGGATCATTGGATGAATATCCCGAAAAATCCTGTCCGGGCTCCGCGTCCGGCTCCGGCCGTGACCCGGCTGTCCCTGGTGGATCGCGCCATTGCCGCATTGCGCGAGAAGATTGCCTCGGCTGACTGGCCGGTCGGTTCCAGAATCCCCTGTGAAGCCGATCTGGTCGCCCAGCTCGGGGTCAGCCGGACCACGGTGCGTGAAGCCGTGCGCGGACTGTCCCAGGCCGGTGTGCTGGAGGTGCTGCAAGGCGACGGTACCTATGTGCGCCGTCGTGATGATCCGATGGAAGTCATGCGCCGGCTCAATCACGCGGCCTTGCGCGATCACCATGAGCTGCGCTGCCTGCTGAACGCCGAATGCGGCCGGCTGGCCGCCCGCCGTCGCAGCGATGAAGATGTGCAGCACCTGCGCCAGTTGCTGGAGGTACGGGGCGAGCTGCGCCATGCGAGTTCGATCGACCAGATGATTCACGACGATCAGGCCTTTCACCAGGCCATTGCCGATGCTACCGGCAACCGTGCGCTGGCCGAGCTGTACCGCTATTTTGCCACCGATGATGCGGCACACATGGAAGTCTCCCTGACCACGGGTACGGCGCTGGAACACGAATACGAGCATCATCTGCAATTGCTGCAGGCCATCGAGCGCCGTGACGAGGAGGCGGCGGCCGAAGCCGCCTGGAGCATCGCCCGGCCGCTGCTGGCCTTTCTGGAGCAGGGTGGTGAAGATGAAAACCGGCTGGCGGACAAGCCGGGACCGCGGGCATGAGCGCATCGATTGTCGTGCCCTCAGGCCCGGGCCACGGCGCGACTGCGCCAGGCACCGTCCCGGCGGCGGCTCCGGGGTTGTCCGGGAAGCTGGCCATCGGCATGGCCGGGGTGCTGCTGGCCGTGCTGGTGGCCGGTTTCAACGAGCATGTGACCGAAGCGGGGCTGGCCGATATCCGTGGTGCCTTGTCGATCGGTCATGACGACGGCACTTGGCTGACGGCCATCTATGAAGCCTGCAATGTGTCGGCGATGGCCTTTGCGCCCTGGTTTGCTTCCACTTTTTCGATCCGCAAGGTCACCATGACCATGGTCGGCATCTTCGCCATGCTCGGCGTACTGGCGCCCTGGGTGCCCGGCCTGTCGGCGCTGTATGTCCTGCGTGCACTGCAGGGCCTGGCGGCCGGCGCGCTCCCGCCGATGCTGATGACGGTGGCGCTGCGCTATCTGCCGCCGGGCATCAAGGTCTATGGTCTGGGTGCCTATGCGCTGACAGCCACTTTCGGGCCCAATCTGGGCACGCCGCTGGCGGCCTTGTGCTTTGAATACCTGGGCTGGAAGACCTTGTTCTGGGAAGTGGTGCCGCTCAGCCTGCTCAGCATCCTCTGCGTCGGTTATGGTCTGCCTCAGGACCCGCTGCGGCTGGAGCGCTTCAAGCAGTTCGACTGGCCGGGCATCATTCTGGGCTTTGCCGGCATTTCGATGCTGGTGATCGCGCTGATGCAGGGCGATCGGCTGGACTGGTTCCGCTCGCCGCTGGTCTGCCATCTGATCGTGGCCGGCGTGAGCCTGTTCGTTGCCTTTCTGGTCAACGAGTGGTTCCAGCCCTCGCCATTTTTCAAAGTGCAGATGCTGGGCATCCGCAATGTCGCCTATGGTCTGGCCGGTATCGCGCTGATCCTGGTGATGGCGGCGGCGACCGGCCTGGTCCCCAGCCTGTATCTGACCGAGATCCAGGGCTACCGGCCGCTGCAGATTGCGCCGATGTCGCTGATGCTGGCGCTGCCTCAGCTGGGATCGCTGTTGCTGGTCTCGGCGATATGCAATCTGCGTTGGGTCGATTGCCGCTGGGTGATGGCCGCCGGACTGGTGCTGACCATGGCTTTCTGCTGGGCCGGCTCCGATGTGACCTCGGATTGGTACCGCGGCAATTTCTACCCTCTGCAGTGGCTGCTGGTATTCGCCCAGCCGATGACGGTGATTCCGATTCTGATGACGGTCACCCTCAAGCTGGCGCCCAGTGACGGCCCTTTCGTATCGGGCATGTTCAACATGACCAAGGGCCTTGCCAATGCCATCGCCGCAGGTTTCGTCGACATCATGATGACCTGGCGCGAGCATACCCACTCCAACATCCTGCTCGATCATGTCGGTTCACAGCGCTTCATGGCCCCGGTCGCACCGGTCCAGACCCAGGGCCTCGCCGGTCTCGCCGAAGCGGTCCACCGGCAGGCCTCGGTGCTGGCGCTGGCCGATATCAATCGCGCGATGATCCTGATCACCCTGGTCATGCTGCTGCTGACCATGGCCCTGCCCGAACGCGTTTTTCCGCCGGCCTCCGCCCATGTGCCGGCCTCCCCGTCGCGGTCCTGAGCCGCAGGAACACTCTATGACCAAGCAACAGATGATGATGCGAGCCGGTACCGGCGTGCTGGTGCTGGCGATCGTGGCCATCGCCGTCGACCGCCTGCTGATCGGCGGATCCGCTGAACAGTCCACCAATGATGCCTTTGTCACCGCCGATTACAGCGTGGTCGCCCCCAAGGCGGCCGGTCTGATTGATCAGGTGGCGGTACAGGACAATCAGGCGGTCAAGGCCGGCCAGCTGCTGGCCCATATCGACGACCGTGACTATCGCACGGCCGTAGCGGTGGCTGACGCCGCATTGGCGGCGGCCAGAGCCAGGCTCACCGACCTCGCCGCCGAGCTGGACCGGCAGCAACCGGTGATCCGGCAGACCGATGCCACCTTGCAGGCCGATCAGGCGGCGCTGGATTTCGCCCAGGACAATGCCGTCCGCTATCGTCGATTGTCCAGTGGCGGCGCCGGCACCGTCGAACAGCGCCAGCAGGCGGATACCCGACTGCTGCAGGCCCGTGCCAGCCTGCAGCATGATCAGGCGGTCAATCATGCGGCCCGTCAGCAAGTCATCGTGCTGAAGGCCGAGCAGGGCCAGGCCGAAGCCGGTGTGGAGCAGGCGCAGGCCGCTCTGGATCAGGCCCGCCTGGATCTGTCCTATACCCGTATCGTCGCGCCGGTGGACGGGGTGGTTGGCGAGCGCAGCGTGCGCGTAGGCAATTACGTGCATGTCGGTACCCCGTTGCTGGCGGTGGTGCCGGTCCAGGCAGCCTATGTCGTCGCCAACTACCAGGAGACCCAGCTGGAGCACATGCGGCCCGGCCAGAAGGTCACCATCCATGTCGATACCTATGGCGGCGAGGACTTCAACGGCACGGTGGACAGTCTGGCGCCAGCCAGCGGCGTCGCTTTCTCGCCGATCGCCCCGGACAATGCGACCGGCAACTTCACCAAGGTGGTGCAGCGCATCCCGGTCA is part of the Frateuria aurantia DSM 6220 genome and encodes:
- a CDS encoding universal stress protein → MPAPLLIAIDGSSRAEALLALAVRQALALAAPVEVICVIDPGYSLGNPDRHPISAEEAVDYPGPAHEQEGAEHVVKAAVQRLQRAGVTACGHVVSGEPEQVICRQAHELGCQLIVLGHRHRRWLARVREASVCHAVIEQAACPVLVLPPHDDGG
- a CDS encoding HlyD family secretion protein; translation: MTKQQMMMRAGTGVLVLAIVAIAVDRLLIGGSAEQSTNDAFVTADYSVVAPKAAGLIDQVAVQDNQAVKAGQLLAHIDDRDYRTAVAVADAALAAARARLTDLAAELDRQQPVIRQTDATLQADQAALDFAQDNAVRYRRLSSGGAGTVEQRQQADTRLLQARASLQHDQAVNHAARQQVIVLKAEQGQAEAGVEQAQAALDQARLDLSYTRIVAPVDGVVGERSVRVGNYVHVGTPLLAVVPVQAAYVVANYQETQLEHMRPGQKVTIHVDTYGGEDFNGTVDSLAPASGVAFSPIAPDNATGNFTKVVQRIPVKIWFDPGQQLSSRLRVGMSVETTVHIGSSQARPVHPVAMASAGGR
- a CDS encoding MFS transporter, with protein sequence MSASIVVPSGPGHGATAPGTVPAAAPGLSGKLAIGMAGVLLAVLVAGFNEHVTEAGLADIRGALSIGHDDGTWLTAIYEACNVSAMAFAPWFASTFSIRKVTMTMVGIFAMLGVLAPWVPGLSALYVLRALQGLAAGALPPMLMTVALRYLPPGIKVYGLGAYALTATFGPNLGTPLAALCFEYLGWKTLFWEVVPLSLLSILCVGYGLPQDPLRLERFKQFDWPGIILGFAGISMLVIALMQGDRLDWFRSPLVCHLIVAGVSLFVAFLVNEWFQPSPFFKVQMLGIRNVAYGLAGIALILVMAAATGLVPSLYLTEIQGYRPLQIAPMSLMLALPQLGSLLLVSAICNLRWVDCRWVMAAGLVLTMAFCWAGSDVTSDWYRGNFYPLQWLLVFAQPMTVIPILMTVTLKLAPSDGPFVSGMFNMTKGLANAIAAGFVDIMMTWREHTHSNILLDHVGSQRFMAPVAPVQTQGLAGLAEAVHRQASVLALADINRAMILITLVMLLLTMALPERVFPPASAHVPASPSRS
- a CDS encoding FadR/GntR family transcriptional regulator, which translates into the protein MNIPKNPVRAPRPAPAVTRLSLVDRAIAALREKIASADWPVGSRIPCEADLVAQLGVSRTTVREAVRGLSQAGVLEVLQGDGTYVRRRDDPMEVMRRLNHAALRDHHELRCLLNAECGRLAARRRSDEDVQHLRQLLEVRGELRHASSIDQMIHDDQAFHQAIADATGNRALAELYRYFATDDAAHMEVSLTTGTALEHEYEHHLQLLQAIERRDEEAAAEAAWSIARPLLAFLEQGGEDENRLADKPGPRA